A genomic window from Euleptes europaea isolate rEulEur1 chromosome 9, rEulEur1.hap1, whole genome shotgun sequence includes:
- the RHOH gene encoding rho-related GTP-binding protein RhoH, translating into MLDSVKCVLVGDAAVGKTALLLRFTSETFPDSYKPTVYENTGVEVFLDGIQISLGLWDTAGSDTFKGIRPLSYQQADVILMCFSVANHNSFLNLRNKWVTEIRTHLPRIPILVVGTQTDQREAGPYSAACISSVHGKQLAKDIRAKGYVECSSLSNRGVQQVFECAVRTAVNQERRRSRRKLFSVNECKIF; encoded by the coding sequence ATGCTGGATTCGGTAAAATGCGTTCTGGTGGGAGACGCCGCTGTTGGGAAAACGGCGCTGCTGCTGCGTTTTACCTCTGAGACTTTTCCGGACAGTTACAAGCCAACTGTGTATGAAAACACGGGAGTTGAAGTTTTCTTGGATGGAATCCAGATTAGTTTAGGCCTTTGGGACACAGCAGGCAGCGATACCTTCAAAGGGATCCGTCCTCTCTCCTACCAACAAGCTGACGTGATATTGATGTGCTTCTCAGTGGCCAATCACAACTCGTTCCTGAACCTGAGGAACAAATGGGTTACAGAGATCAGGACCCACTTGCCTCGGATCCCGATTTTAGTGGTGGGTACTCAGACTGACCAGAGAGAAGCTGGACCTTATAGTGCTGCCTGTATCAGTTCTGTGCACGGGAAGCAACTGGCCAAGGACATCCGGGCTAAGGGCTATGTGGAGTGTTCCTCTCTCAGCAACAGAGGAGTACAGCAGGTGTTTGAGTGCGCTGTCCGTACTGCAGTGAATCAAGAAAGAAGACGGTCCAGGAGGAAGCTTTTCTCTGTTAATGAGTGCAAGATCTTTTGA